A segment of the Triticum urartu cultivar G1812 chromosome 1, Tu2.1, whole genome shotgun sequence genome:
ACAACAACAGTTGAATTTGCAATCAAAACCCAAAAGTTTTTTAATAGCCCCTAAACAGTACGTCACAAGTGAACAGAAAGGAACTGAATATCAATACAGTAACACATCACGAATTATTAAAAAGTGTTGTTCCATAACAACCCACTGTCTAAATATGTGTTGGGTTCTGATTCCCAAGCCATAACATAAAATACTGCAAGCATAAAACAAGAGGCATGAAAAAAATACACAAGTTTCTATGAACATGAAACGGAAATCTTATGGCGGAAGAATGTAGGAAATGGAGTTACCGAGAGGCTCTTCATAAGAAGACATTCCACTTCGTTGGTTGAAAGCTTAGTCTGCTTGGCAATAACACTTAATGGGATAGTTCTATCTTCTGATGGCCGGCTAAAAAATGCAACACAAAAAAAATATTAGGAAAAAACACGACAGGAAATGGAGGTGATATTGGAAAGTAATAGCCCAAAAATGGTACCTGAAGATTATCTCCATCAGACACAGAATATTGATCTTctcaagcagtttctgttcattctgcacCAATGCAGGCTGTGCACTAAGAGCAGCATTGTGAACCCCACAAAGCTCTTGGTAGAGAGCTAGGTTGCCGGTGTTGAACGCTTGTAACATGTGATAGACCCACTCCACCTTGGTCCCAATAAGACTATTGATCTATAAGGTACAAACAAGAGTAATTTCACTACTTCAGGAATGAGAAGTTTCAAATAGGCTTAACTCAAATCCAGAAGGAACGACGTTCATGTGCTACTAGTCAGCTTGTCTTAAACAGATATTAGTAGTAATATCACTACTTCAGGAATGAGAAGTTTCAAATAGGTTTAACTCAAATCCAGAAGGAACGACGTTCATGTGCTACTAGTCAGCTTGTCTTAAACAGATATTAGTAGTAATATTAGTAGTAGTACACCCAAATTACTTGTCCAACTAAAAGGTAGTTTGCTATATTTATGTTAACCAAAAGAATCATCTGTGCTGACAACCATGGTCAATGAGTAAATATAGTGCATGCCTTTGTATACAAAAGGCTTCATAACTATTCTGTCAAACTTCTGCATAGCTCAAATTTGATCACTCGCCTATAACTGCATACACCAACTAACATAGTTGCCAATGATAATTCAACAATTAATACTGCTATATTTGTGTTTGATACTGTGAAAGGCACCCTGTTTCAGTGGGTACTTCAAAATCCATCCCTTTTATACTTGCAGTGCAGAATTGAAAAGAAATTGTCATTTAGCAATCAGGACGATCAAGTATGTGGAAAGATACATGTAACAGCATCCAGAAGCAAGTGGAATAGATGACATACGCACTATGCAAAAAACAAACTACAAATGCGTCAATTCAGGGCTGGGAACAATAAAGTCGTGCACGAACAAGCAACACTTAATTTGACAAAAGGACAAGCAATACTTACAATAGGGTGAGCTAACAATTCCCCGAAGTTGTAGATGTTGTCCCCCAGCAAGGCTGCAAGGGAAAGGTCAAATGCCAAGTCCTGTTTCAAGACAATAGGTATCAAATATACATAGAAATAACATCCATGGCACATTTCAGGCTATATAAAATAAAGGACTGAATAAAACACATTCTTCTGCTGTACAATCGATGAAATTGTTAACTGCAAAACTTACCAGCTTGAATGACCGTGAGAGAGACCCTACGGTTGTGTAGGCCAGATAGAGAAGCGCGTTCTTATAGAACTCAGCAAACTCTTGGAGCGACTTATGGTACTGAGACGATATCCAGTAGAAGCTAGCGTGGACCGTAGGATCCACATCAGTCATGCCATCCAGGGTGGTCTTCCCTTCCTCCAGCAGGTTCTTGCACTCCTTGTGGTTCCCTTTGTCGAGGTGAATTGCCGCAATCTGCATCTTGACATGAAGGATAGGCTCATTGATCCGCAGCTCCCTGGTTTCGCGAAGCTTGGCGATTATCCCCTCGAGGAAGGCGATGGCGGCATCCTTGTCGGGATATTGGCGCGAGGCTATGACGGCAAACTGGGCAAGTTTGAGCAAATTGATCTTTGTTTCGAAATCGGAGATGAAGTTGTTGTAGAGCTGTATGAGCGTGTCGCCAGTCTGCAGAATAAACAGCAATTGCCGTGGAGACCAAATCAGACCAAAATAGCGCTCGAAATCGAATGGGAGCATGTGAGGCGCATGAGTTGCCGCATGCCAATTAACGGCGCATCTGGAGCCTGCATCTAAATCTAGGTTCTAGGTTCTAGGTTCTAGAGGGAAGGGGGGAGGAAGTGGAGAGGATAGTGGAAGGGGGTAGGTACCTGTGCGGCCGGGATCTGGAGGAATTGGTCGAGCTTGAGGGTGAGCTGGTGCCAGAGCTTGCGCTGGTAGAGGTCGGCGAGGTCGGCGTACCAGTCGGCGAGGTCCGGCCGCGCCTGCCGCTGCGCCTCCACGTACTGCAGCGCCATGGACGACGGCGAGGGGGGGGACCTGAATCTGAAGAAGCCTTTTCCGTTAGGGTttggggagggggagggcgacAACCACCGCCAACTAGAACAAGAGCAAtgcggcgaggcgaggcgaggaaGATGAAAGTAAAACCCTAGTTTTTTTTTTGGACGATATAAACGAGAAGGGAAATTGGACtaggcggcagcagcagcagtagctcaCCGTGCGACGGATACTTGCCGTGGAACGGAAGGGACCCGGATGGAAATCAATCTACGGGTACGGGTGGAAGAAGCCGAGCCGGATGGAGGCGACGCCAACAAGAGAAGGAGGAGCGGAGACGTGTCCTCGCAGCCTATATTGCCCAGCCCCATGCCGCAATGCACAAGCAGTCCAGCCCAACGAGGGCACAAGCAGCCCGGCCCGATGTGCTCACAGCTATTAATAACTAAAATAATAACCCTAAAAATTAAAGTGTCCGTTTGTTTGGTCGAGACGACtagttagagcaagtacaatgGGATAACATAGATGGACTATAAGCTTTTAAATATTATATTTTGAATGAGTGGAGGAGAGAAGAAAAACGGACTACTGATTAACAGCCGGCTGCAACACGCACTCCTATGCATGTTGTGAGAGAGTGAGGTGGGTCATGTATCGAAAAAGTAGTACATATTTATATACAACCATTGTTACTTGCCTGCTATAAACTTGCTTATGTAAAACCATATAGCCAGCAGTTGGttgtattattaaccatgctctttaAGGGTCACCATTTGCAAAAGTCATTCTTATTTTCCCAGCGCTGACAAATGGCGCATTGCATGTGCGCCACTTATCGCAACATAAGAGTTTTTTTCATAGATTTGTTTATTTAAAATGTTTCACCTCTGAATTTCTCTGCTGAATTTCTCGTGTCCAGATCTTTGAAACTATATCTCATTTTAATAGGTTTCGACGAacttttttcatgaaaaaactCAAAGAAGGAAGCACGGTCTTTATTTCATTTTTTTTTCGAGAAGCACAACTTCTTGAAGAAGCAAATAGGCACATATTTGCAAGCATTGATTTGCTTCTCGTGGAGGCACATATTTGATTCCACGAAAAAATGTGGAAATAAAGAACTGTGCTTTCGGCTCTGGATTTTTATGGTTTTTTTCCGTGAAAAAGTGGAGGCACATATTTGCTTTCACGAAAAAAATTGTGGAAATAAAGAACCGTGCTTCTGGCTTCGGATTTTTTCTAGTTTTTCCGTGAGAAAAGTTCGTCCAAATCTACTATCATGGGGGTCTAGTTTTGAAGATATCGGTGTGCTTCTCGCGGGAGCAAATCTGTATCTCCATGAGGAGCAAATATGTGCTTTTTGGTAGAAGCACAAATATATAATATtttacaaaaaataaaaattgcacaACTTTTTTCCCTCCAAAACCTAGAAAAAATCAGGCAACCCCAAAAAACCATAAAAAGGGGATAAAACGCATCTAAAACCTGAAAAACGCGTAcagaaaaaataaaaacaaaaaaaatccaGAGAGAGCACCCAGTAGGCGACTTGTGGCGGCGACTGAACGCACCACTTGCATGCTCTAAGAGTATCAAAAGCGACCCCTGAGGTCCCCCGCAAGGGGTAACTTCCAGTAAGTTGCTCTCTTGTTTGGTTGTCATATTAAGCTTGTCACACTTTACCATGCAAGTTTGGCTAAGACAGTCTTCTTTGGTTTGCAGTCACATTTATGACAAGATTTCATTCATGCAAACTAGATCTCATATGTCATTGAATCAAAAAGTGTGTAAAATTATCTCAAGTGTGGCAAAACCACTTACCTTAGGCATGTGTGGTAGAAAATATGACAAATGATGGCAACCTTGATATATGAACCAAACATGATGAGTTTCGAAAGCTACTTATGCTGGGTTAGATAAGCATAGGAGCAGTTTTTACTGGAACACTACTGGCAATAAAAGAAGTATAGACTTTTCAAATGAAAAGTCATGTGTCGGCCTAAAAACCTTGGCGGTTAGGCATTATCAACACCTTCATCATGAATTAATGTCTTATCATCACATGATGGTGGAAATACTGTCGGCGGAGCCGAGGCTTATGTGGTTTAACATTCTCAAAGCTAAATATTTCCCCATGGGTAGCCCCTTGTTTGCTTCTGCCACTTGGATTTCTCAGTTCTAACGTCAACCAGCGAAAGTACGAGATCAGTTTCGTTCTCAAGTCAAGTTTGGGGTTGATGATGGTACTTCTGTGTGGTTTTGGTTGGATTGGTGCATGTGGATGGGCCACTTTGTGTTTCATTTTCTTCGTTGTTTTCCTACCGTGTTGTTCCTAACACTACAAAATTTGCTCTATTAGGTGACAAAAAAAACTGGTGATGAAACAGGAACCGGCGCCTAAAATCATTTTCTGTGATGGTCACCATCACTAGTTGATTTTGCCCCGTCATGGCTCTCTGCGGCAACTTTGGTGACGCTGAGAACCAATTTTAGGCGACATTTTTTGCCGTTACTGGGCAAGTGTGTTTTCTAGGACAATTTTTAGTGTCACAAAAAATTTTCACCGTCACCAATAATATTGAACAGATTATTGCAGGAAATATAAATAGAAAAAATGAGTTCCTGAGACTTTAACCCATGAGCTTTCGCTTCCGTAGACACTATACGAAGAGGTTTACCGCTGGTGTGGTAAAAAAAGAGGTTTTGTGGTAAAAAAAAAGTTTATGGCTGGACTAGTGTTTGATGGGTGATAATACTTTGTAGCTCAATTCTTCTATATATGTTTTTTAGAGGACTTCTACAGCATGTTCAATAGCAGTACATGTACATTTTGTtgaaataataaaataaaataatgtTTACGTTGAAACTATTGTATTTAAAAAGCTGACGCCACATGTCATGTTTTAGTTTCAgacaaaagaaagaaaaaatagGTGCTTTCCAAGGGATTTGAACACTTGTCATGGGCCTCATGTGGAGTTCGGATTATGACTAGGCTAGTATTTGATTAGTGATAATACTTTGTATAGTCAAAAACCCTTTCTAAGCTGGTATAGGGACAGTTATTAGTGTTACCGAAATTATTGGAGCGACGCCTTCATGAGTTATTTCAAGAGATTATCAGGAAACAGACATGCATCAGTGTCTGTGCAGGCTACGTTCATGGGCGGTTCGGTTGCGTGTTTGCAGACGTCGTGGAGACGTGTTTGTAGGCGGCCTAGAGGCGTGTATGCGGTCGGCATTCAGGTGAGTGAGCAGACCGCGTCAGAGATTTTCACCGGAATATGTGCCTTTGACCGAGCGCCCCTACGGCCACCATGGTAGTCTGTGCCTACTGAAGAAGTAAGATCAGACTGTGGCATCCTTTGACCGCCCTTCCGCCCGCCTATCCAACCACCTCTCCTTAGTGGCGGGCTCGCCTGCTGCGGGCTACAAGATAGCGGCCCTCCCTTCTCTCGCACCATTATCATCTCTAATCCAACATAATCCAGCACAAACACCTTGCCCATGGCGCACCTCCTATTCTTCTATTTTGGCGTTGTTGAGGAGGAGCGGGAAGAGGACCCTCTGGCCTCTACAcacaggtcatacaataaattaagacaactcctatggttcctgccggttgtcatactcatcgacatgcaagtcgtgattcctattacaagaacatgatcaatctcatgcatcacatatatcattcatcacatccttttggccatatcacatcacataacataccctgcaaaaacaagttagacgtcctctaattgttgttgcatgttttacgtggctgctgtgggtttctagcaagaacgtttcttacctacgcaaaccACAACGGCGAtagccaattgctatttacccttcataaggacccttttcatcgaatccgatccgactaaagtgggagagacagacatgcgctagccaccttatgaatcaagtgcatgtcagccggtggaaccggtctcacttaagcgtacgtgtaaggttggtccgggccgcttcatcccacaatgctgccgaatcaagataagactagtaacggtaagcaaattgaaaaAAATCATCACCCataactactttgtgttctactcgtgcatagaatctacgtatagacctagctcatgatgccactgttggggaacgtagcaataattcaaaaaaattcctacgtgtcaccaagatcaatctaggagatgctagcaacgagagagggggagtgcatcttcatacccttgaagatcgctaagcggaagcgttgcaggaacacggttggtggagtcgtacacgcaatgattcagatcacggtcgattccgatctaagtgCCGAACAAcgacgcctccgcgttcaacacacgtataacccggggacgtctcctccttcttgatccaacaaggggagaggagaagttgagggagaactccgatagcacgacggcgtagtggtgatggagctcgtggttctccggcagagcttcgccaagcgctacggaggaggaagaggtgttggagagggggagggctgcgccaggggaagggtatGTCTGCCCTCCcaccctccactatatataggagcaagggagagggggccgacccctagatgcatctagagggggcggccaagggggaggcttgccccccaagctaggtggggcgccccctctagtgtttcccccaaccctaggcgcatgggccctagggggagttggcgcccagcccacctaggggctggtttCCCTCTATATTCagccatagggccctccggggcaggtggacccccggaaccccttcggtggtcccggtacaatatcggtaACCCCCCGAACACTTCCCGCGACCGAATAAGGACTtaccatatataaatcttcatctccggaccattccaaaACTCCTCGTTACGTCtaggatctcattcgggactccagacaaccttcggtaaccacatactatttcccataataactctagcgtcaccgaaccttaagtgtgtagaccctacgggttcgggaaccatgcagacatgaccgagacatctctccggccaataactaacagcgggatctggatacccatgttggctcccacatgttccatgatgatctcatcggatgaaccacgatgtcggggattcaatcaatcatgtatacaattccctttgtcaatcggtatgttacttgcccaagattcgatcatcggtatccccatacctcgttcaatctcgttaccggcaagtctctttactcgttccgtaacgcatgattccgtggcta
Coding sequences within it:
- the LOC125512021 gene encoding 26S proteasome non-ATPase regulatory subunit 13 homolog B-like isoform X1, producing the protein MGLGNIGCEDTSPLLLLLLASPPSGSASSTRTRRLISIRVPSVPRQVSVARFRSPPSPSSMALQYVEAQRQARPDLADWYADLADLYQRKLWHQLTLKLDQFLQIPAAQTGDTLIQLYNNFISDFETKINLLKLAQFAVIASRQYPDKDAAIAFLEGIIAKLRETRELRINEPILHVKMQIAAIHLDKGNHKECKNLLEEGKTTLDGMTDVDPTVHASFYWISSQYHKSLQEFAEFYKNALLYLAYTTVGSLSRSFKLDLAFDLSLAALLGDNIYNFGELLAHPIINSLIGTKVEWVYHMLQAFNTGNLALYQELCGVHNAALSAQPALVQNEQKLLEKINILCLMEIIFSRPSEDRTIPLSVIAKQTKLSTNEVECLLMKSLSVHLIEGIIDEVDSTVHVSWVQPRVLGIPQVKALRERLDSWVGKVHTTLLSIEAETPDLVAA
- the LOC125512021 gene encoding 26S proteasome non-ATPase regulatory subunit 13 homolog B-like isoform X2, with product MALQYVEAQRQARPDLADWYADLADLYQRKLWHQLTLKLDQFLQIPAAQTGDTLIQLYNNFISDFETKINLLKLAQFAVIASRQYPDKDAAIAFLEGIIAKLRETRELRINEPILHVKMQIAAIHLDKGNHKECKNLLEEGKTTLDGMTDVDPTVHASFYWISSQYHKSLQEFAEFYKNALLYLAYTTVGSLSRSFKLDLAFDLSLAALLGDNIYNFGELLAHPIINSLIGTKVEWVYHMLQAFNTGNLALYQELCGVHNAALSAQPALVQNEQKLLEKINILCLMEIIFSRPSEDRTIPLSVIAKQTKLSTNEVECLLMKSLSVHLIEGIIDEVDSTVHVSWVQPRVLGIPQVKALRERLDSWVGKVHTTLLSIEAETPDLVAA